A window of the Pseudomonadota bacterium genome harbors these coding sequences:
- a CDS encoding 2-methylcitrate synthase (catalyzes the synthesis of 2-methylcitrate from propionyl-CoA and oxaloacetate; also catalyzes the condensation of oxaloacetate with acetyl-CoA but with a lower specificity) encodes MGALTTGGLDSVVAGRTAICTAEAAGDRLYYRGYDVGELAAQASYDEVAYLLLYGELPNAAHLSDFRMRLAGARELPLDLKTLLERLPAAAHPMDVLRTGVSALGCLEPESADVPALAERLLARLPAMLLYWYRYHTRGQRIDPGFPAADLAGHFLHLLHGRAGEEIDRRALEVSLILYAEHEFNASTFAARVITSTRADFYSAIAGAIGALRGPLHGGANEAAMALIASFGGADEAEQGILERLARKELIMGFGHRVYKRRDPRSPIIKQWARRLGEDARDTHLYAIAERIEAVMRREKRLFPNLDFYSALVYRACGIPASLFTPIFVIARSAGWAAHIIEQRQDNRLIRPLAEYVGPAPRPYVPLAERP; translated from the coding sequence ATGGGAGCGCTGACCACGGGAGGACTCGACAGCGTCGTTGCCGGACGCACGGCGATCTGTACGGCCGAGGCCGCGGGCGATAGGCTGTATTATCGCGGCTACGACGTAGGAGAGCTCGCGGCGCAGGCGAGTTATGACGAAGTTGCCTACCTGCTGCTCTACGGCGAACTGCCCAACGCCGCCCATCTTAGTGATTTCCGCATGCGGCTGGCGGGTGCGCGGGAGCTGCCGCTGGATCTCAAAACGCTTCTTGAACGGCTGCCGGCCGCGGCCCATCCGATGGATGTGCTGCGCACCGGCGTGTCGGCCCTAGGCTGTCTCGAACCGGAATCGGCGGATGTCCCTGCCCTCGCGGAACGCCTATTGGCGCGGTTGCCCGCGATGCTGCTCTATTGGTATCGGTACCACACGCGCGGTCAAAGAATAGATCCTGGTTTTCCCGCGGCCGATCTCGCCGGACATTTCCTACACCTCTTGCACGGCCGCGCGGGTGAGGAAATCGATCGCCGCGCGCTGGAGGTGTCACTCATTCTCTATGCCGAACACGAGTTCAATGCCTCGACATTCGCGGCGCGCGTCATCACTTCGACCCGGGCCGACTTCTATTCCGCCATCGCGGGCGCCATCGGCGCCTTGCGCGGACCGCTGCACGGAGGCGCCAACGAGGCGGCGATGGCCTTGATCGCGAGCTTTGGCGGGGCCGACGAGGCCGAACAAGGGATCCTCGAACGGCTGGCGCGCAAGGAGCTGATCATGGGCTTCGGCCACCGGGTGTACAAGCGCCGCGATCCGCGCTCGCCGATAATAAAACAGTGGGCGCGCCGGCTCGGCGAAGACGCTCGCGATACCCATCTCTATGCGATCGCCGAGCGCATCGAAGCCGTCATGCGGCGCGAGAAACGCCTGTTCCCGAATCTCGATTTCTATAGTGCCTTGGTCTACCGCGCCTGCGGGATCCCGGCGTCGCTGTTCACGCCGATCTTTGTCATCGCCCGCAGCGCCGGGTGGGCGGCCCATATCATCGAGCAACGGCAAGACAACCGGCTCATCCGGCCGCTGGCCGAATATGTCGGTCCCGCGCCGCGACCCTACGTTCCGCTTGCGGAGCGCCCATAA
- a CDS encoding 2-oxo acid dehydrogenase subunit E2: protein MNIFKLPDLGEGLTEAEIVSWHVQVGDEIKEDQPLVSVETAKAIVDIPSPSSGRVHHLFGQSGDLIHTGDPLAEFAPAGEPEKVRGAADAGTVVGQVTRSDTVLREQTSGVGPHSSGLKATPAVRALAHRLDVDLAIVTPSGPDGTITTADVQRVAKILAEVGPLEPLRGVRRAMARTMASAHAEVVPVTICEDADIHAWPPGSDVTLRLIRALVAACQSEPALNAWYDSHALGRRLLKKIELGIAVDTEEGLFVPVLRDVGKRPPEDLRRGLNAMREAVQKRTIPPEELRGYTITLSNFGTFGGRYANPIIVPPTVAILGAGRIRPAVVAWNGQPAVHTIIPLSLTIDHRAVTGGEAARFLMTVIKDLEIAV from the coding sequence ATGAACATATTCAAACTGCCCGATTTAGGGGAAGGCCTAACCGAGGCCGAAATCGTAAGCTGGCATGTTCAAGTCGGCGACGAGATCAAAGAAGACCAGCCCTTGGTTTCGGTCGAGACCGCGAAGGCCATCGTCGATATTCCTAGTCCTAGCAGCGGCCGAGTGCACCACCTCTTCGGTCAGTCAGGCGACCTCATCCATACCGGCGATCCGCTGGCTGAATTCGCGCCCGCGGGCGAGCCAGAAAAGGTAAGGGGCGCGGCCGACGCCGGTACGGTCGTCGGCCAGGTGACTCGCAGTGATACGGTACTACGAGAGCAAACGAGTGGCGTCGGCCCCCACTCCAGCGGGCTCAAGGCGACCCCGGCGGTGCGGGCGCTGGCGCATCGCCTCGACGTGGACCTCGCCATCGTCACGCCGAGCGGCCCGGACGGAACCATCACCACGGCGGACGTGCAGCGCGTGGCCAAGATCCTGGCTGAAGTGGGGCCCTTAGAACCCTTGCGCGGGGTGCGCCGCGCGATGGCCCGCACCATGGCCTCGGCGCACGCGGAGGTGGTGCCTGTGACGATTTGCGAGGACGCCGATATCCACGCCTGGCCGCCAGGCAGCGATGTGACGTTGCGGCTCATCCGCGCGCTGGTCGCCGCCTGTCAATCCGAACCCGCTCTGAATGCCTGGTACGACAGCCACGCGCTCGGGCGCCGTTTGTTGAAAAAGATCGAGCTCGGGATCGCCGTGGACACCGAAGAGGGTCTCTTCGTGCCGGTGTTGCGCGATGTCGGCAAGCGTCCGCCGGAAGACCTGCGCCGAGGACTCAATGCGATGCGCGAGGCGGTCCAAAAGCGTACCATCCCTCCCGAAGAGCTTCGCGGTTACACGATTACGCTGTCGAACTTCGGGACCTTCGGGGGGCGCTATGCCAACCCCATTATCGTGCCGCCGACGGTCGCGATCCTGGGCGCTGGGCGCATCCGCCCGGCCGTAGTCGCCTGGAACGGCCAACCGGCCGTTCATACCATTATTCCGCTATCCCTGACCATCGATCACCGCGCCGTGACCGGCGGCGAGGCCGCGCGGTTCCTGATGACCGTAATCAAAGACTTGGAAATCGCTGTATAA
- a CDS encoding VOC family protein gives MANDVKPVTEGSSSEIKEVFPYLRVKNAAAAIEFYTRAFGAKELFRLTEPGGRIGHAELSLGRITLMLADEYPEYGILGPQSIGGTGMSIHLHVVNADVVAERAVATGATVLRPLADQFYGERSGTLLDPFGHEWMLGHEIEKVSPDEMQRRFTAMFE, from the coding sequence ATGGCAAACGACGTCAAACCTGTCACCGAAGGATCATCGAGCGAAATCAAAGAAGTCTTTCCCTACCTTCGCGTCAAAAACGCCGCCGCGGCAATCGAGTTCTATACGCGAGCATTTGGGGCAAAAGAGCTATTCCGGTTGACCGAACCGGGCGGGCGAATCGGGCACGCGGAGCTTTCCCTCGGCAGGATCACGCTCATGCTTGCCGACGAGTATCCTGAATACGGCATTCTCGGCCCGCAATCCATCGGCGGCACGGGGATGTCCATTCACCTGCACGTCGTTAACGCCGACGTGGTGGCGGAGCGGGCCGTGGCCACCGGCGCAACCGTGCTTCGTCCGCTGGCCGACCAGTTTTATGGGGAGCGGTCGGGGACGCTGCTCGATCCTTTCGGACATGAATGGATGCTTGGGCACGAGATCGAGAAAGTCTCCCCTGACGAGATGCAGCGCCGCTTCACGGCTATGTTCGAGTAA
- a CDS encoding class I SAM-dependent methyltransferase produces the protein MNVIAAPRHLRQKTTTISTAAPSLLRTLFLHHDGIVIGATIRALEKQGLLTHLVSHGHVTFRELLDRYPCNPGYLHVALRSLALQGWITRAGVPGSDAMVFEVTPLGEIAAKTFPLYTEVAEFAYSGIPMERHLFHQRDLDSASAEHYARITRHCIQNWDLAVGDPADQGSRLNEIIRKHLDGLLVGPFMIAAKLRGLLEGEDFACDGLPGSHDNLRAGLALLEHLGWILPAGRRHLFTELGRVACEFTLHYGLTLSYWPMFCQLPSLIFNSFQHITHVAPGHEETHVDRSLNVLASGVAHRPYFEDSEQILIAIFNREPLAEQPRFVADMGCGDGIWLQRIYEIVAAKTLRGRHLDEYPLLMIGADYNAKALEAARRTLETAGVPNITLFGDVTDPTLLAQALGERGFDSVDGLHIRAFIDHNRRYTEPRDSASADKRLVLSTGAYAGETGNAIPNRLLEENLVEHLRRWAPFIRKHGLIVIEAHNVYPPIAAAYNGNTHATAFDTYHGYSNQYPIDYEAFMSLAEEAGFRAVAHEQRVYPSRLPFVAISLNRFKTAGPIAIVASHPPPPRQDGTSWRPGGSEDALDGEALHRFLYHDGDLTRPRRWCASSSGMLVHGLLEDIERRLDRCLNPSRTSRQLMLADYGAGTGLATLELIKGLHETGLMQRMKRNGIKLKLLLFDFPSGWFAKAYELLNAFTFIDFHSLTDPGTGKIRLISDIIAPESVDIIYASMVLHLVPSKAMPPLIDSFAEVLQPHGSFYWNSPDTAPASAHSEVIHAPNRALRRLLLDVVDTEARLYQVLAKVPADQRGAFADLPQRLAEIRRSLTPERRAVAKARADKQILAVPTHVEYIEGLLNKCFDGEFATMVSVLSEADALALALLPANQRYFNEIEDAELRCKLITLLLRYDVLPRFRAGPAGNAVGLNLHWTYGEHVKDG, from the coding sequence ATGAATGTGATTGCGGCGCCTCGCCACCTCCGACAAAAAACCACGACAATTTCGACCGCCGCGCCCTCGCTGTTGCGGACGCTTTTTCTTCACCACGACGGGATCGTCATCGGAGCCACGATCCGTGCCTTGGAAAAACAGGGTCTCCTGACACACCTCGTCAGTCACGGGCACGTGACGTTCCGAGAGCTTCTGGACCGCTATCCATGCAACCCCGGCTACCTTCATGTCGCGCTCCGCAGTCTCGCGCTGCAAGGCTGGATCACGCGAGCAGGCGTTCCCGGAAGCGATGCGATGGTCTTCGAGGTGACGCCGCTCGGCGAGATCGCGGCGAAAACCTTTCCGCTGTATACCGAGGTTGCGGAGTTTGCCTATTCGGGGATCCCGATGGAACGGCATCTCTTTCATCAAAGGGATCTCGACTCTGCGAGTGCCGAGCACTATGCCCGGATAACCCGACACTGCATACAAAACTGGGATCTCGCCGTGGGCGATCCGGCGGATCAAGGATCGAGGCTCAATGAGATAATCCGCAAGCACCTCGACGGCCTATTGGTCGGCCCCTTCATGATCGCAGCGAAGCTGCGCGGCTTGCTCGAAGGCGAGGACTTCGCCTGTGACGGACTCCCCGGGTCGCACGACAACCTCCGCGCGGGCCTCGCGCTGCTCGAACACTTGGGATGGATCCTGCCAGCGGGACGGCGCCACCTGTTCACTGAGCTTGGGCGGGTAGCGTGCGAGTTCACGCTCCATTACGGGCTCACGCTCTCGTATTGGCCGATGTTCTGCCAGTTGCCGAGCCTCATCTTCAACTCTTTCCAACACATCACCCATGTCGCGCCAGGCCACGAGGAGACGCATGTCGACCGCAGCCTGAACGTGCTGGCAAGCGGTGTCGCCCACCGCCCCTATTTCGAGGATTCCGAGCAGATCCTGATCGCGATCTTCAATCGGGAGCCGCTTGCGGAGCAACCGCGCTTTGTGGCCGACATGGGCTGCGGCGATGGGATCTGGCTCCAACGCATCTATGAGATCGTTGCGGCCAAGACTCTGCGCGGCCGGCACCTGGACGAATATCCGCTCTTGATGATCGGCGCGGATTACAATGCCAAGGCGCTGGAAGCCGCCCGCCGCACCCTAGAGACCGCCGGGGTTCCGAACATCACCCTCTTCGGCGACGTGACCGATCCTACGCTGCTCGCGCAGGCCTTGGGCGAGCGCGGATTCGATAGTGTGGACGGCCTGCATATCCGCGCTTTCATCGATCATAATCGGCGTTATACGGAACCGCGGGATAGCGCGAGCGCGGACAAACGCCTCGTTTTATCCACAGGGGCTTATGCCGGCGAGACCGGCAATGCGATTCCGAATCGATTACTGGAAGAAAACCTGGTCGAGCACCTCCGGCGCTGGGCGCCATTCATCAGGAAACATGGCCTCATCGTCATCGAGGCTCACAACGTCTATCCGCCGATCGCCGCGGCGTACAATGGCAATACCCACGCCACGGCCTTCGATACCTATCACGGGTATTCGAACCAATACCCTATCGACTACGAAGCCTTCATGTCGCTTGCGGAGGAGGCGGGTTTCCGCGCCGTCGCCCATGAGCAAAGGGTATACCCCTCGCGGCTTCCGTTTGTCGCCATCAGCCTTAACCGATTCAAGACCGCCGGCCCAATCGCGATCGTGGCATCGCACCCGCCGCCGCCGCGGCAAGACGGAACGAGCTGGCGGCCCGGCGGATCGGAGGACGCCCTCGATGGCGAAGCCTTGCACCGCTTTCTCTATCACGACGGCGATCTCACCCGCCCGCGGCGCTGGTGCGCAAGCAGCAGCGGCATGCTGGTACATGGCTTACTCGAAGACATCGAACGGCGGCTTGACCGTTGCCTCAACCCGAGCCGTACATCGCGGCAACTTATGCTGGCCGACTACGGCGCGGGCACTGGCCTCGCGACCTTGGAGCTGATCAAGGGCCTCCACGAAACCGGTTTGATGCAGCGAATGAAGCGTAACGGCATCAAACTCAAGCTGCTGCTTTTCGATTTCCCTAGCGGCTGGTTCGCCAAGGCCTACGAGCTGCTCAACGCCTTCACGTTTATCGACTTTCATTCGCTCACGGATCCGGGCACCGGTAAGATTCGGCTCATTTCCGACATCATCGCCCCGGAATCGGTGGACATCATTTATGCCAGCATGGTGTTGCATCTCGTACCGTCCAAGGCGATGCCGCCGTTGATCGATAGCTTCGCCGAGGTGCTGCAACCGCACGGGAGCTTCTATTGGAACAGCCCGGACACGGCGCCGGCCTCGGCGCATTCGGAAGTCATCCACGCGCCGAATCGCGCATTGCGCCGGCTGCTCCTCGATGTCGTCGACACTGAGGCGCGGCTGTATCAGGTCCTAGCCAAGGTTCCTGCGGATCAACGCGGCGCCTTCGCGGACCTGCCGCAACGACTCGCGGAAATCAGGCGATCCCTCACCCCGGAGAGGCGAGCGGTAGCAAAAGCGCGCGCGGATAAACAGATCTTGGCGGTCCCGACCCATGTCGAGTATATTGAGGGCTTATTGAACAAATGCTTCGACGGCGAGTTTGCGACCATGGTATCGGTGCTGAGCGAAGCCGACGCGCTTGCCTTGGCACTACTGCCCGCGAACCAACGTTATTTCAACGAAATCGAGGATGCGGAGCTGCGCTGTAAGCTGATTACCTTATTGCTCCGCTACGATGTCCTGCCCCGATTTCGAGCGGGACCGGCCGGGAATGCCGTTGGCCTTAATCTCCACTGGACGTATGGTGAGCATGTAAAGGATGGCTAA